The following are encoded in a window of Manihot esculenta cultivar AM560-2 chromosome 8, M.esculenta_v8, whole genome shotgun sequence genomic DNA:
- the LOC110620814 gene encoding phosphomevalonate kinase, peroxisomal isoform X1, translated as MAIVASAPGKVLMTGGYLILERPNAGIVLSTNARFYAIVKPLYDEIKPDSWAWAWTDVKLTSPQLSRESLYKFSLKNFTLQCVSSSASRNPFVEQAVQYAVAAAWATRDNDKNEFLNKLLLQGLDITILGSNDFYSYRNQIEARGLPLTPEALAALPPFSSITFNVEEFNGQNCKPEVAKTGLGSSAAMTTAVVAALLHYLGSIDLSSCCKENQSSNLDMVHIIAQTAHCIAQGKVGSGFDVSSAVYGSHRYVRFSPEVLSSAQDAGKGIPLQEVISNILKGEWDHERTTFSLPPLMSLLLGEPGTGGSSTPSMVGAVKKWQKSDTQKSQEIYRKLSQANSALETQLNILSKLAEDHWDAYKCVIHGCSMKKSEKWIEQSTEPSRDAVVKALLGSRNAMLQIRNYMHQMGEAAGVPIEPEMQTRLLDTTMAMDGVLLAGVPGAGGFDAVFAITLGDSSNNVTKAWNSLNVLALLVREDPNGVLLESVDPRTKEITSAVSAVHI; from the exons ATGGCTAT AGTTGCTTCTGCTCCGGGTAAGGTGTTGATGACCGGGGGTTACCTCATATTGGAAAGACCCAATGCAGGGATTGTACTCAGCACAAATGCTCGATTCTATGCCATTGTGAAGCCTCTTTACGATGAAATCAAACCTGATAGTTGGGCGTGG GCATGGACTGATGTGAAATTAACATCTCCCCAACTCTCCAGAGAAAGCTTGTACAAATTCTCACTCAAGAATTTCACTCTTCAGTGTGTCTCTTCTAG TGCATCAAGGAACCCTTTTGTGGAACAAGCAGTGCAATATGCTGTAGCAGCTGCATGGGCAACACGTGACAATGACAAGAACGAGTTCTTAAACAAGCTACTCTTGCAAG GTCTTGACATTACAATTTTAGGTTCCAATGACTTCTATTCATACCGAAATCAG ATTGAAGCACGTGGGCTCCCTTTAACTCCAGAAGCATTGGCTGCACTTCCACCTTTTTCCTCAATCACCTTCAATGTAGAGGAATTCAATGGACAAAACTGCAAGCCTGAGGTTGCTAAAACTGGTTTGGGTTCATCAGCAGCAATGACCACTGCCGTAGTTGCTGCTTTACTTCATTACCTTGGATCGATTGATCTTTCATCCTGTTGTAAAGAGAACCAATCTTCGAATCTTGATATGGTACATATTATAGCCCAAACTGCCCATTGTATTGCACAAGGGAAAGTTGGCAGTGGATTTGATGTTAGTTCTGCAGTTTATGGCAGTCATCGTTATGTGCGTTTCTCACCAGAAGTTCTTTCCTCTGCTCAG GATGCTGGGAAAGGAATTCCATTGCAGGAAGTCATTTCTAACATCCTAAAAGGAGAATGGGACCATGAGAGGACTACTTTTTCCTTGCCACCTTTGATGAGCCTG CTACTGGGTGAGCCAGGAACTGGAGGATCATCCACTCCATCAATGGTAGGTGCTGTAAAGAAATGGCAGAAATCTGATACTCAGAAATCCCAAGAAATATACAGAAAATTGTCACAGGCAAATTCAGCATTGGAAACACAACTTAATATTTTAAGCAAGCTTGCAGAAGACCACTGGGATGCATATAAATGTGTGATACATGGCTGCAGCATGAAAAAATCGGAGAAG TGGATTGAGCAGTCAACTGAACCCAGTCGAGATGCAGTTGTTAAAGCATTATTAGGATCAAGAAATGCCATGCTTCAGATTAGGAATTACATGCACCAAATGGGTGAGGCTGCAGGTGTTCCG ATAGAGCCTGAAATGCAGACTCGACTTTTGGATACTACCATGGCTATGGATGGAGTTCTGTTAGCTGGAGTTCCTGGGGCAGGTGGGTTTGATGCAGTGTTTGCTATTACCTTGGGAGACTCTAGCAACAATGTGACAAAAGCCTGGAATTCACTCAATGTGCTAGCCTTGTTGGTTCGAGAAGACCCTAATGGTGTATTGTTAGAAAGCGTAGATCCCAGAACCAAGGAAATCACGTCAGCTGTTTCTGCAGTTCATATATGA
- the LOC110620814 gene encoding phosphomevalonate kinase, peroxisomal isoform X3 — protein sequence MAIVASAPGKVLMTGGYLILERPNAGIVLSTNARFYAIVKPLYDEIKPDSWAWAWTDVKLTSPQLSRESLYKFSLKNFTLQCVSSSASRNPFVEQAVQYAVAAAWATRDNDKNEFLNKLLLQGLDITILGSNDFYSYRNQIEARGLPLTPEALAALPPFSSITFNVEEFNGQNCKPEVAKTGLGSSAAMTTAVVAALLHYLGSIDLSSCCKENQSSNLDMVHIIAQTAHCIAQGKVGSGFDVSSAVYGSHRYVRFSPEVLSSAQDAGKGIPLQEVISNILKGEWDHERTTFSLPPLMSLLLGEPGTGGSSTPSMVGAVKKWQKSDTQKSQEIYRKLSQANSALETQLNILSKLAEDHWDAYKCVIHGCSMKKSEKIEPEMQTRLLDTTMAMDGVLLAGVPGAGGFDAVFAITLGDSSNNVTKAWNSLNVLALLVREDPNGVLLESVDPRTKEITSAVSAVHI from the exons ATGGCTAT AGTTGCTTCTGCTCCGGGTAAGGTGTTGATGACCGGGGGTTACCTCATATTGGAAAGACCCAATGCAGGGATTGTACTCAGCACAAATGCTCGATTCTATGCCATTGTGAAGCCTCTTTACGATGAAATCAAACCTGATAGTTGGGCGTGG GCATGGACTGATGTGAAATTAACATCTCCCCAACTCTCCAGAGAAAGCTTGTACAAATTCTCACTCAAGAATTTCACTCTTCAGTGTGTCTCTTCTAG TGCATCAAGGAACCCTTTTGTGGAACAAGCAGTGCAATATGCTGTAGCAGCTGCATGGGCAACACGTGACAATGACAAGAACGAGTTCTTAAACAAGCTACTCTTGCAAG GTCTTGACATTACAATTTTAGGTTCCAATGACTTCTATTCATACCGAAATCAG ATTGAAGCACGTGGGCTCCCTTTAACTCCAGAAGCATTGGCTGCACTTCCACCTTTTTCCTCAATCACCTTCAATGTAGAGGAATTCAATGGACAAAACTGCAAGCCTGAGGTTGCTAAAACTGGTTTGGGTTCATCAGCAGCAATGACCACTGCCGTAGTTGCTGCTTTACTTCATTACCTTGGATCGATTGATCTTTCATCCTGTTGTAAAGAGAACCAATCTTCGAATCTTGATATGGTACATATTATAGCCCAAACTGCCCATTGTATTGCACAAGGGAAAGTTGGCAGTGGATTTGATGTTAGTTCTGCAGTTTATGGCAGTCATCGTTATGTGCGTTTCTCACCAGAAGTTCTTTCCTCTGCTCAG GATGCTGGGAAAGGAATTCCATTGCAGGAAGTCATTTCTAACATCCTAAAAGGAGAATGGGACCATGAGAGGACTACTTTTTCCTTGCCACCTTTGATGAGCCTG CTACTGGGTGAGCCAGGAACTGGAGGATCATCCACTCCATCAATGGTAGGTGCTGTAAAGAAATGGCAGAAATCTGATACTCAGAAATCCCAAGAAATATACAGAAAATTGTCACAGGCAAATTCAGCATTGGAAACACAACTTAATATTTTAAGCAAGCTTGCAGAAGACCACTGGGATGCATATAAATGTGTGATACATGGCTGCAGCATGAAAAAATCGGAGAAG ATAGAGCCTGAAATGCAGACTCGACTTTTGGATACTACCATGGCTATGGATGGAGTTCTGTTAGCTGGAGTTCCTGGGGCAGGTGGGTTTGATGCAGTGTTTGCTATTACCTTGGGAGACTCTAGCAACAATGTGACAAAAGCCTGGAATTCACTCAATGTGCTAGCCTTGTTGGTTCGAGAAGACCCTAATGGTGTATTGTTAGAAAGCGTAGATCCCAGAACCAAGGAAATCACGTCAGCTGTTTCTGCAGTTCATATATGA
- the LOC110620814 gene encoding phosphomevalonate kinase, peroxisomal isoform X2: MTGGYLILERPNAGIVLSTNARFYAIVKPLYDEIKPDSWAWAWTDVKLTSPQLSRESLYKFSLKNFTLQCVSSSASRNPFVEQAVQYAVAAAWATRDNDKNEFLNKLLLQGLDITILGSNDFYSYRNQIEARGLPLTPEALAALPPFSSITFNVEEFNGQNCKPEVAKTGLGSSAAMTTAVVAALLHYLGSIDLSSCCKENQSSNLDMVHIIAQTAHCIAQGKVGSGFDVSSAVYGSHRYVRFSPEVLSSAQDAGKGIPLQEVISNILKGEWDHERTTFSLPPLMSLLLGEPGTGGSSTPSMVGAVKKWQKSDTQKSQEIYRKLSQANSALETQLNILSKLAEDHWDAYKCVIHGCSMKKSEKWIEQSTEPSRDAVVKALLGSRNAMLQIRNYMHQMGEAAGVPIEPEMQTRLLDTTMAMDGVLLAGVPGAGGFDAVFAITLGDSSNNVTKAWNSLNVLALLVREDPNGVLLESVDPRTKEITSAVSAVHI; this comes from the exons ATGACCGGGGGTTACCTCATATTGGAAAGACCCAATGCAGGGATTGTACTCAGCACAAATGCTCGATTCTATGCCATTGTGAAGCCTCTTTACGATGAAATCAAACCTGATAGTTGGGCGTGG GCATGGACTGATGTGAAATTAACATCTCCCCAACTCTCCAGAGAAAGCTTGTACAAATTCTCACTCAAGAATTTCACTCTTCAGTGTGTCTCTTCTAG TGCATCAAGGAACCCTTTTGTGGAACAAGCAGTGCAATATGCTGTAGCAGCTGCATGGGCAACACGTGACAATGACAAGAACGAGTTCTTAAACAAGCTACTCTTGCAAG GTCTTGACATTACAATTTTAGGTTCCAATGACTTCTATTCATACCGAAATCAG ATTGAAGCACGTGGGCTCCCTTTAACTCCAGAAGCATTGGCTGCACTTCCACCTTTTTCCTCAATCACCTTCAATGTAGAGGAATTCAATGGACAAAACTGCAAGCCTGAGGTTGCTAAAACTGGTTTGGGTTCATCAGCAGCAATGACCACTGCCGTAGTTGCTGCTTTACTTCATTACCTTGGATCGATTGATCTTTCATCCTGTTGTAAAGAGAACCAATCTTCGAATCTTGATATGGTACATATTATAGCCCAAACTGCCCATTGTATTGCACAAGGGAAAGTTGGCAGTGGATTTGATGTTAGTTCTGCAGTTTATGGCAGTCATCGTTATGTGCGTTTCTCACCAGAAGTTCTTTCCTCTGCTCAG GATGCTGGGAAAGGAATTCCATTGCAGGAAGTCATTTCTAACATCCTAAAAGGAGAATGGGACCATGAGAGGACTACTTTTTCCTTGCCACCTTTGATGAGCCTG CTACTGGGTGAGCCAGGAACTGGAGGATCATCCACTCCATCAATGGTAGGTGCTGTAAAGAAATGGCAGAAATCTGATACTCAGAAATCCCAAGAAATATACAGAAAATTGTCACAGGCAAATTCAGCATTGGAAACACAACTTAATATTTTAAGCAAGCTTGCAGAAGACCACTGGGATGCATATAAATGTGTGATACATGGCTGCAGCATGAAAAAATCGGAGAAG TGGATTGAGCAGTCAACTGAACCCAGTCGAGATGCAGTTGTTAAAGCATTATTAGGATCAAGAAATGCCATGCTTCAGATTAGGAATTACATGCACCAAATGGGTGAGGCTGCAGGTGTTCCG ATAGAGCCTGAAATGCAGACTCGACTTTTGGATACTACCATGGCTATGGATGGAGTTCTGTTAGCTGGAGTTCCTGGGGCAGGTGGGTTTGATGCAGTGTTTGCTATTACCTTGGGAGACTCTAGCAACAATGTGACAAAAGCCTGGAATTCACTCAATGTGCTAGCCTTGTTGGTTCGAGAAGACCCTAATGGTGTATTGTTAGAAAGCGTAGATCCCAGAACCAAGGAAATCACGTCAGCTGTTTCTGCAGTTCATATATGA